A single genomic interval of Lysobacter avium harbors:
- the trxA gene encoding thioredoxin, with protein MSEKTIQVGDADFESVVLQSTEPVLVDFWAEWCGPCKMIAPALDELAETYAGRVKIAKINVDHNQATALKYHVRSIPMLLLFKDGQIQETQIGAIGKGQLAQMIDKAL; from the coding sequence GTGAGCGAGAAAACCATCCAGGTCGGCGACGCCGACTTCGAATCCGTCGTGCTGCAATCCACCGAGCCGGTCCTGGTCGACTTCTGGGCGGAGTGGTGCGGCCCGTGCAAGATGATCGCTCCGGCGCTGGACGAGTTGGCCGAGACCTATGCCGGCCGGGTCAAGATCGCCAAGATCAACGTCGACCACAACCAGGCCACCGCGCTCAAGTACCACGTGCGATCCATCCCGATGCTGCTGCTGTTCAAGGACGGCCAGATCCAGGAGACGCAGATCGGTGCGATCGGCAAGGGACAGCTGGCGCAGATGATCGACAAGGCGCTCTGA
- a CDS encoding response regulator, with translation MAGTAPRVMVVDGSRVVRRMIGDVLSRELPDVRVVPCAGIAEASRALAEGPVDLVTTSLALPDGDGIDLARAVRDAAGQSYVPVIVVSGDAQSHLESRQFTEDVTDYFDKSLGHAALATFIRGYVQPEPVPGARVLYVEDSRVVALATKRMLERQQLEVTHFTGVEEALEYLEAHRGHADPGTNLVLTDVYLKGELEGSDLLDRIRNDFGYGKRRLPVLVMTGDANADNQSALLRAGANDLVLKPIEERLLITKTLFQLRLAKLA, from the coding sequence ATGGCGGGAACCGCGCCGCGGGTGATGGTGGTCGACGGCTCGCGGGTCGTGCGCCGTATGATCGGCGATGTCCTGAGCCGCGAGTTGCCCGATGTCCGCGTGGTGCCGTGCGCGGGTATCGCCGAGGCGTCCCGGGCGCTGGCCGAAGGTCCGGTGGACCTGGTCACCACCTCGCTCGCGCTGCCCGACGGCGACGGCATCGACCTGGCGCGCGCGGTCCGCGACGCGGCCGGGCAGAGCTACGTTCCGGTGATCGTGGTGTCCGGCGACGCCCAATCGCACCTGGAATCGCGCCAGTTCACCGAGGACGTCACCGACTACTTCGACAAGTCCCTCGGCCATGCCGCGCTGGCGACTTTCATCCGCGGCTACGTGCAGCCCGAACCGGTGCCCGGCGCCCGCGTCCTCTACGTCGAGGACAGCCGCGTGGTCGCGTTGGCGACCAAGCGCATGCTTGAGCGCCAGCAGCTGGAAGTTACCCATTTCACTGGGGTCGAGGAGGCACTGGAGTATCTGGAGGCGCACCGCGGCCACGCCGATCCAGGCACCAACCTGGTGCTGACCGACGTCTACCTGAAAGGCGAGCTGGAGGGCAGCGACCTGCTTGACCGGATCCGCAACGACTTCGGCTACGGCAAGCGACGGCTGCCGGTGCTGGTGATGACCGGCGATGCAAACGCCGACAACCAGAGCGCGCTGCTACGCGCGGGCGCGAACGACCTGGTGCTCAAGCCCATCGAGGAGCGCCTGCTGATCACCAAGACCCTGTTCCAGCTGCGGTTGGCGAAACTGGCCTGA
- the ftsE gene encoding cell division ATP-binding protein FtsE, whose amino-acid sequence MSVLRFDNVSKHYDGGRKALEDVSFEVAAGEMLFLTGHSGAGKSTLLKLIHLAERPTRGTVLFGERNLQRVRGRKVALHRRGVGVVFQDHRLLADRSVADNVALPLLLQGLRRQEIVKRVRAVLDRVSLGARAQALPSQLSAGEQQRVGIARAIVGEPPLLVADEPTGNLDPTLSAEIMTLFESLPERGTSVLVASHDLALVKRMRKRVLVLNQGQLVDDIDPEDLAE is encoded by the coding sequence ATGAGCGTTCTGCGCTTCGACAATGTCAGCAAGCACTACGACGGCGGCCGCAAGGCGCTGGAGGATGTCAGCTTCGAGGTTGCCGCAGGCGAGATGCTGTTCCTCACCGGCCACTCCGGCGCCGGCAAGAGCACGCTGCTGAAACTGATCCATCTGGCCGAGCGGCCCACCCGCGGGACGGTGCTGTTTGGCGAGCGCAACCTGCAGCGCGTGCGCGGACGCAAGGTCGCGCTGCATCGCCGCGGCGTCGGTGTCGTCTTCCAGGACCACCGGCTGCTGGCCGATCGCAGTGTCGCCGACAACGTCGCCCTGCCGCTGTTGCTGCAGGGCCTGCGCCGGCAGGAAATCGTCAAGCGCGTGCGCGCGGTGCTCGACCGCGTGAGCCTGGGCGCCCGGGCGCAGGCGCTGCCCTCACAACTGTCCGCGGGCGAGCAGCAGCGTGTCGGCATCGCGCGTGCCATCGTCGGCGAGCCGCCCCTGCTGGTGGCCGACGAGCCGACCGGCAACCTGGATCCGACCCTGTCGGCGGAAATCATGACCCTGTTCGAGTCGCTGCCCGAGCGCGGCACCAGCGTGCTGGTCGCCAGTCACGACCTGGCCCTGGTCAAGCGGATGCGCAAGCGCGTGCTGGTGCTCAACCAGGGCCAGCTGGTGGACGACATCGATCCGGAGGACCTGGCCGAATGA
- a CDS encoding energy transducer TonB codes for MRIPTAVLAIAMMCLGPVAAKEKPAPVYELQATGTIEIGPDGQVADYHLDKGQPAAIENALGRNIAQWRFEPIVMDGKPVIAKTRMRLSLEALPTPGEDYQLRVSGVSFGEPTRDRHHVAPPRYPEGLARAGIGAKAVLVLKLNADGSVQQVHAQQVSLSQNSGTDSQADRWRDVFAKASVAAARKWKFDISETVAGAPIGTTIKVPVEYFLNGSAARTKEPGANEWRRYIPGPVIRAPWLDAAPIADHDADQLKDGEVRSLASRFKLRDEVVGRLL; via the coding sequence ATGCGGATACCAACGGCAGTGCTGGCCATCGCGATGATGTGCCTGGGTCCTGTGGCGGCGAAGGAAAAGCCGGCGCCTGTCTACGAACTGCAGGCGACGGGGACAATCGAGATTGGGCCCGATGGGCAGGTCGCCGACTACCATCTGGACAAGGGGCAGCCGGCGGCGATCGAAAACGCACTGGGCCGCAACATCGCCCAGTGGCGTTTCGAGCCCATCGTGATGGACGGCAAGCCGGTGATTGCTAAAACCCGGATGCGGCTTTCCCTTGAGGCGCTGCCGACGCCGGGCGAGGACTACCAGTTGCGCGTGAGCGGGGTGTCGTTTGGCGAGCCCACCCGCGACCGTCACCATGTGGCTCCCCCGCGATATCCCGAAGGGCTGGCGAGGGCCGGCATCGGAGCCAAGGCGGTACTGGTGTTGAAGCTGAACGCCGACGGCAGCGTGCAACAGGTCCATGCCCAGCAGGTCAGCCTGAGCCAGAATTCGGGAACCGACTCGCAGGCGGACCGTTGGCGCGACGTGTTTGCAAAGGCGAGCGTTGCCGCTGCCAGGAAATGGAAGTTCGACATCAGCGAGACCGTTGCCGGGGCGCCCATCGGAACCACGATCAAGGTACCCGTCGAGTACTTTTTGAACGGATCCGCCGCGCGGACGAAAGAACCTGGCGCCAACGAGTGGCGCCGTTACATCCCGGGCCCGGTGATCCGTGCGCCCTGGCTCGATGCGGCGCCCATCGCCGACCACGATGCAGATCAGCTCAAGGATGGCGAGGTGCGATCGCTCGCGTCCCGGTTCAAGTTGAGGGACGAGGTGGTCGGACGTCTTCTCTAG
- the ftsX gene encoding permease-like cell division protein FtsX produces MASPVPVRRSGPGAWFDHHIYSLVASLGRMARKPWSTALTIGVMALALALPLGLWSALANVERFAGDVQEARQISVFLKTGTSEADAGALAESLRSRADVAAVDWRSPDQGLTELRGVPGLGETIDALDANPLPHLLVITPAQDEVALASALAQMPQTDLVQHDAAWRERLDGWLRFGGRLAWVLAAMLGLGALLVVGNTVRLDIQQRTGEIGILQLLGATDGFIRRPFLYLGLGYGLLAGAFALAMLTAADAALRPPLAELARSYGSDFALRGFTALEAGGVLVCAAILGWLGAWLVTGHYLRQTRPTDT; encoded by the coding sequence ATCGCCAGCCCGGTGCCGGTGCGCCGCAGCGGCCCGGGCGCCTGGTTTGACCATCACATCTACAGCCTGGTGGCCAGCCTCGGCCGGATGGCGCGCAAGCCCTGGTCGACCGCGTTGACCATCGGGGTGATGGCGCTGGCCCTCGCCCTGCCGCTGGGGCTGTGGTCGGCCTTGGCCAACGTGGAGCGCTTCGCCGGTGACGTGCAGGAAGCCCGGCAGATCAGCGTTTTCCTCAAGACCGGTACCAGCGAGGCGGATGCCGGCGCGCTGGCTGAATCCCTGCGCTCGCGCGCCGACGTGGCGGCGGTGGACTGGCGCAGCCCCGATCAGGGCCTGACGGAGCTGCGTGGCGTGCCCGGCCTGGGCGAGACCATCGATGCACTGGACGCCAACCCGCTGCCGCACCTGCTGGTGATCACCCCGGCGCAGGACGAAGTCGCGCTGGCCTCGGCGCTGGCGCAGATGCCACAGACCGACCTCGTCCAGCACGACGCCGCCTGGCGCGAGCGGCTGGACGGCTGGCTGCGCTTTGGCGGGCGGCTGGCGTGGGTGCTGGCGGCCATGCTCGGGCTGGGCGCGCTGCTGGTGGTCGGCAACACCGTGCGGCTGGACATCCAGCAGCGCACCGGCGAGATCGGCATCCTGCAACTGCTCGGCGCGACCGATGGCTTCATCCGCCGTCCATTCCTCTACCTCGGGCTGGGCTACGGATTGCTGGCCGGCGCGTTCGCCCTGGCAATGCTGACCGCCGCCGACGCCGCCCTGCGCCCGCCTCTGGCGGAACTGGCGCGCAGCTACGGCAGCGACTTCGCCCTGCGCGGCTTCACGGCCCTCGAGGCAGGCGGGGTGCTGGTCTGCGCCGCGATCCTGGGCTGGCTGGGAGCGTGGCTGGTGACCGGTCACTACCTGCGCCAGACCCGGCCGACCGACACATGA
- the rho gene encoding transcription termination factor Rho encodes MSKTTAAKADSPQSDKPVAPAAKPEVAKPAPAAPAAPASAPTAPKSDAAPAAQADKPAPKPAAKPESAAPSGDTTPASKPRDAAPAAAHASGGGDAARQDSGEQHGKGQENGGSGGDGNPRPPRDGQHRDQDGGRSNNRRERFRSKRERGGGGGGGGGRGGSRDGLPSDDGGNEPFIPRSNPQVPEGFPTYSLGDLKRMPAHKLLEIAEQLNISEGVARARKQDVIFAVLKVLTRHGEGVAADGVLEILPDGFGFLRAAEASYLAGPDDTYISPSQIRRFNLRTGDHLSGRIRFPKDGERYFALSIVDTINGEPLEASKNKVLFENLTALFPRRKFHLERGDGSTEDITGRILDLMAPQGKGQRALIVSPPKAGKTMMMQQIATAISHNHPDVHMIVLLIDERPEEVTEMQRTVRGEVISSTFDEPAARHVQVAEMVIERAKRLVEHKKDVVILLDSITRLARAYNNVLPSSGKVLSGGVDANALHRPKRFFGAARNVEEGGSLTIIATALVDTGSKMDEVIYEEFKGTGNSEVHLSRRIAEKRVYPAIDINRSGTRREDYLIEPELLQKIWILRKLLHGMDEIGAMEFLLDKMKSSKSNDEFFSSMKR; translated from the coding sequence GTGAGCAAAACCACGGCCGCCAAGGCCGATTCGCCGCAGAGCGATAAGCCGGTGGCGCCGGCCGCCAAGCCCGAGGTCGCGAAACCCGCGCCTGCGGCCCCGGCCGCTCCCGCGTCCGCGCCGACCGCACCCAAGTCCGACGCGGCCCCCGCCGCGCAGGCAGACAAACCGGCTCCCAAGCCCGCGGCGAAGCCGGAATCGGCGGCGCCAAGCGGTGACACCACGCCGGCCAGCAAGCCCAGGGATGCGGCCCCCGCTGCGGCACACGCCTCCGGCGGCGGCGATGCTGCCCGCCAGGACAGCGGCGAGCAGCACGGCAAGGGCCAGGAGAACGGCGGTTCCGGCGGCGACGGCAACCCGCGCCCGCCCCGTGACGGCCAGCACCGTGACCAGGACGGCGGCCGCAGCAACAACCGCCGCGAACGGTTCCGCAGCAAGCGCGAGCGCGGCGGTGGGGGTGGTGGCGGCGGTGGCAGGGGCGGCTCGCGCGATGGCCTGCCCAGCGACGACGGCGGCAACGAGCCGTTCATTCCTCGCTCCAACCCGCAGGTGCCCGAGGGCTTCCCCACCTATTCGCTGGGCGACCTCAAGCGCATGCCGGCGCACAAGTTGCTGGAAATCGCCGAGCAGCTGAACATCTCCGAAGGTGTCGCCCGCGCCCGCAAGCAGGACGTCATCTTCGCCGTGCTCAAGGTGCTCACGCGCCACGGCGAGGGCGTCGCCGCCGATGGCGTGCTGGAGATCCTGCCCGACGGGTTCGGTTTCCTGCGAGCCGCCGAAGCCTCTTATCTGGCCGGCCCCGACGATACCTACATCTCGCCCAGCCAGATCCGCCGCTTCAACCTGCGCACCGGCGACCATCTATCGGGCCGGATCCGGTTCCCGAAGGACGGTGAGCGCTATTTCGCCCTCTCGATCGTGGACACGATCAACGGCGAGCCGCTGGAAGCGTCCAAGAACAAGGTCCTGTTCGAGAACCTGACGGCGCTGTTCCCGCGCCGCAAGTTCCACCTGGAGCGCGGCGACGGTTCCACCGAGGACATCACCGGCCGGATCCTCGACCTGATGGCCCCGCAGGGCAAGGGCCAGCGCGCCCTGATCGTCAGCCCGCCCAAGGCCGGCAAGACGATGATGATGCAGCAGATCGCCACCGCGATCAGCCACAACCATCCCGACGTGCACATGATCGTGCTGCTGATCGATGAGCGGCCCGAGGAAGTTACCGAGATGCAGCGCACCGTGCGCGGCGAGGTCATCTCCTCGACCTTCGACGAGCCGGCGGCGCGCCACGTGCAGGTCGCCGAGATGGTGATCGAGCGGGCCAAGCGCCTGGTCGAGCACAAGAAGGACGTGGTGATCCTGCTCGACTCCATCACCCGTCTGGCCCGTGCGTACAACAACGTCCTGCCCAGCTCGGGCAAGGTGCTGTCCGGCGGCGTCGACGCCAACGCCCTGCACCGCCCGAAGCGGTTCTTCGGCGCGGCGCGCAACGTCGAGGAAGGCGGCAGCCTGACGATCATCGCCACCGCGCTGGTCGATACCGGCAGCAAGATGGACGAGGTGATTTACGAGGAGTTCAAGGGCACCGGCAACTCCGAGGTGCACCTGAGCCGCCGCATCGCCGAGAAGCGCGTGTACCCCGCGATCGACATCAACCGCTCCGGCACCCGCCGCGAGGATTATCTGATCGAGCCCGAGCTGCTGCAGAAGATCTGGATTCTGCGCAAGCTGCTGCACGGCATGGACGAGATCGGCGCGATGGAGTTCCTGCTCGACAAGATGAAGAGCTCCAAGTCCAACGACGAGTTCTTCTCCTCGATGAAGCGCTGA
- a CDS encoding N-formylglutamate amidohydrolase: MQKANSAQPKFVQRERLTTHQSHPDWDILIGDGPVIATAIHDGHAMRPSLEPHLALGAEDRRREEDPLTGVLTSVGDVRIRVDTSRFQVDLNRPRDKAVSNDPADTWGLQVWHAPLPAHEMQRSLAGHDEFYATVTELIDRMLERWDALLLIDIHSYNHRRDGADAPPAPQAGNPDIELGVTTLDPDRWGHVADRFAEVLRQHPIAGREPDVRENVRFPTGGHFPEWVYATWGERVCTISPEYKKHYMDEWTGLADIAVLEQCRRGLAKAVAAVRPEFLACR; the protein is encoded by the coding sequence ATGCAGAAAGCCAATTCCGCACAGCCAAAATTCGTCCAGCGCGAACGCCTGACGACCCACCAATCACACCCGGACTGGGACATCCTCATCGGCGACGGCCCGGTGATTGCCACCGCGATCCATGACGGCCATGCGATGCGTCCCTCGCTGGAGCCGCACCTGGCCCTGGGCGCCGAGGACCGGCGGCGCGAAGAAGACCCGCTCACCGGCGTACTGACCTCGGTCGGCGACGTGCGCATCCGGGTGGACACCTCGCGCTTCCAGGTCGACCTCAACCGCCCGCGCGACAAGGCGGTGTCGAATGATCCGGCCGATACCTGGGGCCTGCAGGTCTGGCACGCGCCCTTGCCCGCGCACGAAATGCAACGTTCGCTGGCCGGCCACGATGAGTTCTACGCCACCGTGACCGAGCTGATCGACCGCATGCTGGAGCGCTGGGACGCGCTGCTGCTGATCGACATCCACAGCTACAACCACCGCCGCGACGGCGCCGACGCGCCGCCCGCGCCGCAGGCCGGCAATCCCGACATCGAGCTGGGCGTGACCACCCTGGACCCCGACCGCTGGGGCCACGTGGCCGACCGATTCGCCGAAGTGCTGCGCCAGCACCCGATCGCCGGGCGCGAGCCGGACGTGCGCGAGAACGTGCGCTTCCCCACCGGCGGGCATTTCCCCGAATGGGTGTATGCCACCTGGGGCGAACGGGTCTGCACCATCTCGCCGGAATACAAGAAGCACTACATGGACGAGTGGACCGGCCTGGCCGACATCGCCGTGTTGGAGCAGTGCCGCCGCGGCTTGGCCAAGGCCGTCGCCGCGGTGCGGCCGGAGTTCCTAGCATGCCGGTGA